A segment of the Nitrospirota bacterium genome:
CAGAGTATTATATCAAAGCCGATTGTCCTGACTGCACTTGAGAGGGTATAGGCTGTTGCCAGGGTGTCTGAGCCGGCAAATGCCCTGTCTGTAAGGAGCACTGCCTCGTCTGCACCCATTGAGATGGCCTCTCTCAGTGCATCCTCTGCCTGGGGAGGGCCCATTGTCAGCACTGTTACAGTGCCGCCTAACCCGTTCTTCAGGTGCAGTCCTGCCTCGATTGCGTGCAGGTCGTAGGGGTTTATGATGCTGGGCACGCCATCCCGTATAAGGGTATTGGTCTCAGGGTTTATCCTCACCTCTGCCGTATCCGGTACCTGCTTGATGCAGACTACTATCTTCATGAACCATTCTCCCTGCCCACGGCCTCCTTGATAAGGGCCTGTCCAATCACGTTTCTCTGAATCTGGTTTGTCCCTTCGAATATCTGCAGAATCTTCGCATCCCTCATCATCTTCTCAACCGGATATTCTCTCATATAACCGGAGCCGCCCATTACCTGTACGGCATCCGTGGTCACCTTCATGGCCGTATCAGTGGCAAATACCTTTGCCATTGCAGATACCTTGGAGAAATCTTTAGCGCCGCTGTCAATATGCTTTGCCACTGCATATACCAGTGCCCTTGATGCCTCCACCTGGGTGGACATATCTGCAAGCATGTGCTGGATTGCCTGAAAGCTGATGATGGGTTTGCCAAATTGTACACGCTGTTTAGCAAATTTTATTGCCTCGTCAACTGCCCCCTGGGCAACACCGAGTCCCTGTGCTCCAACCCCAACCCTTGACTGATCAAGGGTCTTCATTGCGACAATAAAACCCATACCTTCACGGCCAAGGATATTTTCCTTTGGTATGCGGCAGTCCTCAAAGATCAGCTCACTTGTTACAGATGCCCTTATGCCCATCTTTTTCTCTTTTTTGCCAAATGAAAAACCTGGCGTCCCCTTCTCTATAATAAAGGCACTTGCGCCCCTTGGACCCTTGGACCGGTCTG
Coding sequences within it:
- a CDS encoding acyl-CoA dehydrogenase family protein; translated protein: MNYFLTEEQQMLRELTRQVAEEKIVPVRAELDEKEEFPHEIMKVLAQSDIFGIFIPEEYGGLGRGSFELCLAVEELSWACLGVSTTYAANALGTYPILMFGSDEQKEKYLPGIAAGKKLVAFALTEANAGSDAAGVQSTAVKDGDYYILNGTKQWITNGGEADIYTVIAITDRSKGPRGASAFIIEKGTPGFSFGKKEKKMGIRASVTSELIFEDCRIPKENILGREGMGFIVAMKTLDQSRVGVGAQGLGVAQGAVDEAIKFAKQRVQFGKPIISFQAIQHMLADMSTQVEASRALVYAVAKHIDSGAKDFSKVSAMAKVFATDTAMKVTTDAVQVMGGSGYMREYPVEKMMRDAKILQIFEGTNQIQRNVIGQALIKEAVGRENGS